The following are encoded together in the Acidovorax sp. KKS102 genome:
- a CDS encoding YegP family protein, translating into MAAKFELKKSKNDKFVFNLLAANGQVILTSEMYESRASALNGIEAVRKNAPNDGRFGRLSAKNGAPYFTLKAANGQVIGQSQMYSGAKARDAGIESVQAHAAEAGLDDQTAT; encoded by the coding sequence ATGGCGGCGAAGTTTGAGCTCAAGAAGTCGAAAAACGACAAGTTTGTCTTCAACCTGCTGGCCGCCAACGGCCAGGTCATCCTGACCAGTGAGATGTACGAGTCCCGCGCCAGCGCGCTCAATGGCATCGAAGCGGTGCGCAAAAATGCCCCGAACGATGGTCGTTTTGGACGGCTCAGCGCCAAGAACGGTGCGCCGTATTTCACCTTGAAAGCCGCCAACGGCCAGGTGATTGGCCAAAGCCAGATGTACTCCGGTGCCAAGGCCCGGGACGCGGGCATCGAGTCGGTGCAGGCCCATGCGGCCGAGGCTGGGCTTGACGACCAGACGGCCACCTGA
- a CDS encoding carbohydrate kinase family protein, with translation MAALICGSLAFDTIMTFEGRFAEQILPDQLHILNVSFLVPSLRRDFGGCAGNIAYSLKLLGGEPLPMAMLGSDGADYLQRLESLGINARHVGQVQDTYTAQAMIMTDRDNNQITAFHPGAMMQAHANRIGADSRVGVGIIAPDGRDAMLEHAAQFVAAGIPFVFDPGQGLPMFNGQELTQFIEQATWVTVNDYEGKMLCDRTGWSLADISRKVQGLVVTLGAEGCEVWVNGDKTHVPPVKPAAVVDPTGCGDAWRGALLFGLEKGWPLVRCAELGNRVGALKIAQRGPQNYTLDFDPLA, from the coding sequence ATGGCTGCCCTCATTTGTGGTTCCCTGGCGTTCGACACCATCATGACTTTCGAGGGGCGTTTTGCTGAGCAGATCCTGCCGGATCAACTGCACATCCTGAATGTGTCCTTCCTGGTCCCTTCGCTGCGCCGCGACTTCGGGGGGTGTGCGGGCAATATCGCTTACAGCCTCAAGTTGCTGGGTGGTGAGCCACTGCCCATGGCCATGCTGGGCAGCGACGGTGCCGACTACTTGCAGCGGCTGGAGTCGCTGGGTATCAATGCTCGCCACGTTGGGCAGGTGCAGGACACCTACACCGCACAGGCGATGATCATGACGGACCGTGACAACAACCAGATCACCGCCTTTCACCCCGGTGCCATGATGCAAGCCCATGCCAACCGCATTGGTGCCGACAGCCGTGTCGGCGTGGGGATCATCGCGCCGGATGGGCGCGATGCCATGCTGGAGCATGCAGCCCAGTTCGTCGCGGCAGGCATCCCGTTTGTGTTCGATCCGGGTCAGGGCCTGCCCATGTTCAACGGGCAGGAATTGACCCAGTTCATTGAACAGGCCACCTGGGTCACCGTCAATGACTACGAGGGGAAGATGCTGTGCGACCGCACCGGCTGGTCGCTGGCCGATATCTCCCGCAAGGTGCAGGGGCTGGTGGTGACATTGGGCGCTGAGGGCTGCGAGGTCTGGGTGAATGGTGACAAAACCCATGTCCCCCCCGTGAAACCTGCCGCCGTGGTGGACCCTACGGGCTGTGGCGACGCCTGGCGCGGCGCGCTGCTGTTTGGTTTGGAAAAGGGCTGGCCACTCGTACGTTGTGCCGAATTGGGCAACCGGGTGGGCGCCCTCAAGATCGCGCAGCGTGGCCCACAGAACTACACGCTGGATTTCGATCCGCTGGCATAA
- the mpl gene encoding UDP-N-acetylmuramate:L-alanyl-gamma-D-glutamyl-meso-diaminopimelate ligase, with amino-acid sequence MHIHILGICGTFMGGLAALAREAGHKVTGCDAGVYPPMSDQLRALGIDLIEGFSADQLALQPDMFVVGNVVSRARLADGSPKFPLMEAILDAGLPYTSGPQWLAEHVLHGRHVLAVAGTHGKTTTTSMLAWILESAGQQPGFLIGGVPLNFGVSARLGAAQRPAPAATPLGAAPLFVIEADEYDTAFFDKRSKFVHYRPRTAVLNNLEFDHADIFDDLAAIERQFHHLVRTVPPSGRVVVNGLEESLARVLHTGCWSEVTSFGAAVSDFHAVGDPQAFDVVHQGQTVARVEWTLTGVHNQLNALAAIAAAHHVGVAPAQAAAALGSFQNVKRRMELRGTVGGVAVYDDFAHHPTALRTTLDGLRRTLGAGARILAVFEPRSNTMKLGAMKSQLPWALEPADLAFCHTAGLDWDAAQALAPLGVGPGQCAQTAPDIDTLVAQVTQAARPGDHVVCMSNGGFGGIHAKLLQALQK; translated from the coding sequence ATGCATATACACATACTGGGCATCTGCGGCACGTTCATGGGAGGCCTCGCGGCCCTGGCGCGCGAGGCAGGGCACAAGGTGACGGGCTGCGACGCCGGGGTCTACCCACCCATGAGCGACCAGCTCCGCGCGCTGGGCATCGACCTGATCGAAGGCTTCAGCGCCGACCAGCTCGCGCTCCAGCCCGACATGTTTGTGGTGGGCAATGTTGTCAGCCGCGCCCGGCTGGCCGACGGCTCCCCCAAGTTTCCGTTGATGGAAGCCATTCTGGACGCGGGCCTGCCTTACACCAGCGGCCCCCAATGGCTGGCCGAGCATGTGCTGCACGGTCGCCATGTGCTGGCCGTGGCCGGCACGCACGGCAAGACCACCACCACCTCGATGCTGGCGTGGATTCTGGAGTCGGCCGGGCAGCAGCCGGGCTTTCTGATCGGCGGGGTGCCGCTGAACTTTGGCGTGTCCGCGCGCCTGGGCGCTGCGCAGCGCCCCGCGCCAGCCGCCACGCCGCTCGGCGCCGCACCGCTGTTCGTGATCGAGGCCGACGAATACGACACCGCCTTTTTCGACAAGCGCAGCAAGTTCGTGCACTACCGGCCCCGCACCGCCGTGCTGAACAACCTGGAGTTTGACCACGCAGACATCTTTGACGACCTGGCGGCCATCGAGCGCCAGTTCCACCACCTGGTGCGCACGGTTCCTCCGTCGGGGCGCGTGGTGGTCAATGGACTGGAAGAAAGCCTGGCCCGCGTGCTACACACCGGCTGCTGGAGCGAGGTGACCAGCTTTGGCGCCGCCGTCAGCGACTTTCACGCCGTGGGTGACCCGCAGGCTTTTGACGTGGTGCACCAGGGGCAAACCGTGGCGCGCGTGGAATGGACACTGACCGGCGTGCACAACCAGCTCAATGCGCTGGCGGCCATCGCGGCGGCCCACCATGTGGGCGTGGCGCCCGCACAGGCCGCGGCCGCTCTGGGCAGTTTTCAGAACGTCAAGCGGCGCATGGAATTGCGTGGCACGGTGGGCGGTGTGGCCGTCTACGACGACTTTGCCCACCACCCTACCGCCTTGCGCACCACGCTTGACGGCCTGCGCCGTACCTTAGGCGCTGGCGCACGCATCTTGGCGGTGTTCGAGCCCCGCAGCAACACCATGAAGCTGGGCGCGATGAAAAGCCAGCTGCCCTGGGCGCTGGAGCCCGCCGATCTGGCCTTTTGCCACACGGCAGGGCTGGACTGGGATGCTGCACAGGCGCTGGCACCGCTGGGCGTCGGGCCCGGCCAGTGCGCCCAGACGGCCCCGGACATCGATACGCTGGTGGCCCAGGTCACCCAGGCCGCACGCCCGGGCGACCACGTGGTGTGCATGAGCAATGGTGGCTTTGGCGGCATCCACGCCAAGCTGCTGCAAGCACTACAAAAATAA
- the accC gene encoding acetyl-CoA carboxylase biotin carboxylase subunit, whose protein sequence is MFKKILVANRGEIALRIQRACSELGIKAVMVYSEADRDAKYVKLAEEAVCIGPAPSPLSYLNMPAIISAAEVTDAEAIHPGYGFLSENADFAERVEKSGFQFIGPTPESIRIMGDKVSAKQAMIRAGVPCVPGSEGELPDDPVQIRRIAKAIGYPVIIKAAGGGGGRGMRVVHTEAALVNAVQMTKAEAGAAFGNPAVYMEKFLQNPRHIEIQILADKHRNAVYLGERDCSMQRRHQKVIEEAPAPGIPRKLIEKIGERCVTACKKIGYRGAGTFEFLYENGEFYFIEMNTRVQVEHPVTEWITGVDIVKTQIMVAAGEKLPFTQRQIEIRGHAIECRVNAEDPYKFIPSPGRITTWHPPGGPGVRVDSHAYSNYFVPPNYDSMIGKIIVHGDTREQALARMRTALSETVIEGINTNVPLHRELMVDAKFMAGGTNIHYLEEWLSQHKR, encoded by the coding sequence ATGTTCAAGAAAATCCTGGTCGCAAACCGAGGGGAGATTGCCCTTCGCATCCAGCGCGCCTGCAGTGAACTCGGGATCAAGGCCGTGATGGTCTACTCCGAGGCCGACCGCGACGCCAAATACGTCAAGCTGGCTGAAGAGGCTGTCTGCATTGGCCCCGCTCCTTCGCCACTGTCGTACCTCAACATGCCGGCCATCATCTCGGCGGCCGAGGTGACCGATGCCGAAGCCATCCACCCTGGCTACGGTTTCCTGTCCGAGAACGCGGATTTCGCCGAGCGCGTCGAAAAGAGCGGCTTCCAGTTCATCGGCCCTACGCCCGAGTCGATCCGCATCATGGGCGACAAGGTGTCGGCCAAGCAGGCCATGATCCGTGCGGGCGTGCCCTGCGTGCCGGGCTCTGAGGGCGAACTGCCCGACGATCCGGTGCAAATCCGCCGCATCGCCAAGGCCATCGGCTACCCCGTCATCATCAAGGCCGCCGGCGGCGGCGGTGGCCGCGGCATGCGCGTGGTGCACACCGAGGCGGCGCTGGTCAATGCTGTGCAAATGACCAAGGCCGAGGCGGGCGCTGCGTTTGGCAATCCGGCGGTGTACATGGAGAAGTTCCTTCAGAACCCACGCCACATCGAGATCCAGATCCTGGCCGACAAGCACCGCAACGCGGTGTATCTGGGCGAGCGCGACTGCTCCATGCAGCGCCGCCACCAGAAGGTGATCGAAGAGGCTCCGGCCCCTGGCATCCCCCGCAAGCTGATCGAGAAGATTGGCGAGCGCTGCGTGACCGCGTGCAAGAAGATTGGCTACCGTGGTGCGGGCACGTTCGAGTTCCTGTACGAAAACGGCGAGTTCTACTTCATCGAAATGAACACCCGCGTGCAGGTGGAGCACCCTGTGACCGAATGGATCACGGGCGTGGACATCGTGAAGACGCAGATCATGGTGGCGGCTGGCGAAAAGCTGCCCTTCACCCAGCGCCAGATCGAAATCCGCGGCCACGCCATCGAATGCCGGGTGAACGCGGAAGACCCGTACAAGTTCATCCCGTCGCCCGGGCGCATCACCACGTGGCATCCACCGGGTGGCCCTGGCGTGCGCGTGGACTCGCATGCCTACAGCAACTACTTTGTGCCGCCGAACTATGACTCGATGATCGGCAAGATCATCGTGCACGGCGACACGCGTGAGCAGGCCCTGGCCCGCATGCGCACGGCGCTGTCCGAAACGGTGATCGAAGGCATCAACACCAACGTGCCGCTCCACCGCGAGCTGATGGTGGACGCCAAGTTCATGGCGGGTGGCACCAACATTCACTACCTGGAAGAGTGGCTGTCGCAGCACAAGCGCTGA
- the tldD gene encoding metalloprotease TldD encodes MTLRSTTAAPQRAATSQRIDVARELLLTPFGLDEGHLARALAEIRTHQVDDADLYFQYTRSEGWSLEEGIVKTGSFSIDQGVGVRAVSGEKTAFAYSDDISEASLLDAARTVRSISAAAQAGKARVAPKKVAASRSLYPGVDPIASLDSTAKVALLERLEQRARAKDPRVAQVMAGLASEYDVVLVARADGTLAADVRPLVRLSVTVIAEQNGRREMGSAGGGGRFGLAYFDDEQMGKYVDEAVNAALVNLESRPAPAGEMTVVLGSGWPGILLHEAIGHGLEGDFNRKGSSAFSGRIGQRVAAKGVTVLDDGTIADRRGSLNVDDEGHASQRNVLIEDGILKGYIQDSLNARLMGVAPTGNGRRESYAHIPMPRMTNTYMLGGDKDPQEIIASIKKGLYASNFGGGQVDITSGKFVFSASEAYWVENGKIQYPVKGATIIGSGPESLKKVTMIGNDMRLDSGVGTCGKEGQSVPVGVGQPTLRIEGLTVGGTA; translated from the coding sequence ATGACTCTCCGCTCCACCACTGCCGCGCCCCAGCGCGCGGCCACCAGCCAGCGCATCGATGTTGCCCGTGAACTGCTGCTGACCCCTTTTGGCCTGGACGAAGGCCACCTTGCCCGCGCATTGGCCGAAATTCGCACCCACCAGGTGGACGATGCGGACCTGTACTTCCAGTACACCCGCAGCGAAGGCTGGAGCCTGGAGGAAGGCATCGTCAAGACCGGCTCCTTCAGCATCGATCAGGGCGTGGGAGTGCGCGCCGTCAGTGGCGAGAAGACAGCCTTTGCGTATTCGGACGACATCTCAGAGGCGTCTTTGCTGGATGCGGCCCGCACCGTGCGGTCTATTTCGGCTGCAGCGCAGGCAGGTAAAGCGCGAGTAGCTCCCAAAAAGGTAGCGGCGAGCCGCAGCCTGTACCCGGGCGTGGACCCCATCGCCTCGCTGGACAGCACGGCCAAGGTGGCGCTGCTGGAGCGGCTGGAGCAGCGCGCCCGCGCCAAGGACCCGCGCGTGGCACAGGTGATGGCAGGGCTGGCCAGCGAATACGACGTGGTGCTGGTAGCGCGCGCCGACGGTACTCTGGCGGCGGATGTGCGCCCGCTGGTGCGGCTGTCCGTCACCGTGATTGCCGAGCAGAACGGTCGCCGCGAGATGGGCTCTGCAGGCGGCGGTGGCCGTTTTGGCCTGGCCTATTTCGACGACGAGCAGATGGGCAAATATGTCGATGAAGCCGTGAACGCGGCCCTGGTCAATCTGGAGTCCCGCCCCGCCCCGGCGGGCGAGATGACCGTGGTGCTGGGCTCGGGCTGGCCCGGCATCCTGCTGCACGAGGCCATTGGCCACGGGCTGGAAGGCGACTTCAACCGCAAGGGCTCGAGTGCTTTCAGCGGCCGCATTGGCCAGCGTGTGGCGGCCAAGGGCGTCACAGTGCTGGACGACGGCACCATTGCCGACCGCCGAGGTTCGCTGAACGTGGACGACGAAGGTCACGCCAGCCAGCGCAACGTGCTGATTGAGGACGGCATCCTGAAGGGCTACATCCAGGACTCCCTGAACGCCCGCCTGATGGGCGTGGCGCCCACCGGTAACGGCCGGCGCGAAAGCTACGCCCACATCCCCATGCCGCGCATGACCAACACCTACATGCTGGGCGGCGACAAGGACCCGCAAGAGATCATCGCCAGCATCAAGAAGGGCCTGTACGCCAGCAACTTCGGTGGCGGGCAGGTGGATATCACCTCGGGCAAGTTCGTGTTCTCGGCCAGCGAGGCGTACTGGGTGGAAAACGGCAAGATCCAGTACCCCGTCAAGGGCGCCACCATCATCGGCAGTGGCCCCGAATCGCTCAAAAAAGTGACCATGATCGGCAACGACATGCGCCTGGACAGCGGCGTGGGCACCTGCGGCAAGGAAGGCCAGAGCGTGCCCGTGGGCGTGGGGCAACCCACGCTGCGCATCGAAGGTCTCACGGTGGGTGGCACGGCCTGA
- the prmA gene encoding 50S ribosomal protein L11 methyltransferase: MFELSLMCPEDRIEAVSDALDALDALSVSVEDADAQTDAEQALFGEPGMPPPKDGWQRSRVVALFPSEVAAREAQQLLVVQDFFVGCQVLGVAQVPEQDWVRLTQSQFAPVDITPDFWIVPTWHELPAQAVRSIRLDPGLAFGTGTHPTTRMCLRWIARNGATQPGQGNPLGRVLDYGCGSGILAIGAAKFGATDIDAVDIDPAAVESTVQNAEANQVTLKAGLPDKAQGEYQTVLANILATPLRVLAPLLCSYVAAGGHLVLAGILERQADELKEAYAPWLPLEVADAEDGWILMTARR; the protein is encoded by the coding sequence ATGTTTGAGCTGAGTCTGATGTGCCCCGAGGACCGGATTGAAGCGGTCAGCGATGCGCTGGACGCGCTGGATGCGCTTTCCGTATCGGTGGAGGACGCCGATGCGCAGACCGACGCCGAACAGGCGCTGTTTGGAGAGCCTGGCATGCCGCCGCCCAAGGATGGCTGGCAGCGCAGCCGTGTGGTCGCCTTGTTCCCCTCCGAGGTGGCGGCCCGCGAAGCGCAGCAGTTGCTGGTGGTGCAGGACTTTTTTGTGGGCTGCCAGGTGCTGGGTGTGGCCCAGGTGCCCGAGCAGGACTGGGTGCGGCTGACCCAGTCGCAGTTTGCACCGGTGGACATCACACCCGATTTCTGGATCGTGCCTACCTGGCATGAACTGCCCGCCCAGGCCGTACGCAGCATCCGGCTCGACCCCGGCTTGGCGTTTGGCACGGGCACACACCCCACCACACGCATGTGCCTGCGCTGGATTGCGCGCAACGGCGCTACGCAGCCCGGTCAGGGCAACCCCCTGGGGCGGGTGCTGGACTATGGATGCGGGTCGGGCATTCTGGCCATTGGTGCGGCCAAGTTCGGCGCCACGGACATTGATGCAGTCGATATCGACCCTGCGGCTGTGGAGTCCACCGTACAAAACGCCGAGGCCAATCAGGTCACGCTCAAAGCAGGTCTGCCGGACAAGGCACAAGGCGAATACCAGACGGTGCTGGCCAACATCCTGGCGACGCCGTTGCGGGTGTTGGCCCCGCTGCTGTGCAGCTATGTGGCTGCGGGCGGCCATCTGGTGTTGGCGGGCATTCTGGAGCGCCAGGCGGATGAGCTCAAGGAGGCGTACGCGCCCTGGCTGCCGCTGGAAGTGGCGGACGCAGAGGATGGCTGGATTCTGATGACCGCACGCCGTTGA
- a CDS encoding TlpA disulfide reductase family protein yields the protein MTQPAESLAPVTPDVSAPSAARRRLLYAGVAGAAALGGAGFAWWKFQPHAVEPGAEQALWGLEFETPAGSTVAMKSLAGKPLLLNFWATWCPPCVEELPMLNAFYREQSAKGWQVLGLAIDQPSAVRKFLTRIPLDFPVGLAGLGGTDLGRSLGNLTGGLPFTVVLGGEGKVLHRKMGQVTTQDLQLWAGLR from the coding sequence ATGACACAGCCTGCTGAATCTCTCGCCCCGGTGACTCCCGATGTCTCCGCTCCCTCGGCAGCGCGCAGGCGCCTGTTGTATGCGGGGGTGGCTGGGGCTGCGGCTCTGGGTGGCGCGGGCTTCGCATGGTGGAAGTTTCAGCCCCATGCCGTGGAGCCGGGGGCCGAGCAGGCGCTTTGGGGGCTGGAGTTTGAAACGCCCGCCGGTAGCACCGTGGCCATGAAGTCCCTGGCTGGCAAGCCGCTGCTGCTCAATTTTTGGGCCACGTGGTGTCCACCCTGCGTGGAAGAGCTGCCCATGCTCAACGCCTTCTATCGCGAACAATCTGCCAAAGGCTGGCAAGTGCTGGGTTTGGCGATTGACCAGCCCTCGGCGGTGCGCAAGTTTCTGACGCGCATTCCGCTCGATTTTCCGGTGGGGCTGGCTGGTTTGGGCGGCACGGATCTGGGACGGTCGCTGGGCAACCTGACAGGAGGCTTGCCCTTCACGGTGGTCCTGGGCGGGGAGGGGAAGGTGCTGCACCGTAAAATGGGGCAAGTGACCACTCAAGACCTGCAGCTTTGGGCGGGGCTGCGTTGA
- the accB gene encoding acetyl-CoA carboxylase biotin carboxyl carrier protein: MDLRKLKTLIDLVSESNVSELEITEAEGKVRIVKSVGGVVQQYVAAPVQAPVAPAPAAAQVAELPAPLTPAAPAGHIVKSPMVGTFYRSSSPGAKPFVEVGSQVKEGETICIIEAMKILNEIEADKSGTVTRILGENGQAVEYGQPLFVIE, translated from the coding sequence ATGGATCTGCGAAAACTCAAAACCCTCATCGATCTCGTGTCCGAGTCGAACGTCTCTGAACTCGAAATCACGGAAGCCGAGGGCAAAGTCCGCATCGTCAAGAGCGTGGGGGGAGTTGTTCAGCAGTACGTTGCTGCCCCCGTGCAGGCCCCTGTGGCCCCCGCACCCGCTGCTGCACAAGTTGCCGAGCTGCCTGCGCCGTTGACACCCGCAGCCCCAGCGGGCCACATCGTGAAGTCCCCCATGGTGGGCACCTTCTACCGCTCGTCCAGCCCCGGCGCCAAGCCTTTTGTCGAAGTGGGCAGTCAGGTCAAGGAAGGCGAGACCATCTGCATCATCGAGGCCATGAAGATCCTCAACGAGATCGAGGCCGACAAGTCGGGCACTGTGACCCGCATCCTGGGCGAAAACGGCCAGGCCGTGGAATACGGACAACCTTTGTTCGTCATCGAATAA
- a CDS encoding 3-deoxy-7-phosphoheptulonate synthase encodes MTATTNPTSDAWYRSVEKTSQTDDERIKDITVLPPPEHLIRFFPIGGTPVESLITRTRKNIHNIMAGKDDRLLVVIGPCSIHDPAAAVEYARRLMAVRTQYADTLEIVMRVYFEKPRTTVGWKGLINDPYLDESYRIDEGLRIARQLLIEINRLGMPAGSEFLDVISPQYIGDLISWGAIGARTTESQVHRELASGISAPIGFKNGTDGNIRIATDAIQSASRGHHFLSVHKNGQVAIVNTKGNKDCHVILRGGKMPNYDAASVAAACKDLEAAKLPATLMVDCSHANSSKQHEKQLDVARDVAAQVAGGSRSVFGLMIESHLTAGAQKFTPGKDDPSALEYGKSITDACLGWDASLQALAELSDAVKARRAR; translated from the coding sequence ATGACGGCCACTACCAACCCCACCAGCGATGCCTGGTACCGCAGCGTCGAGAAAACCAGCCAGACCGACGACGAACGTATCAAGGACATCACCGTGTTGCCTCCTCCCGAGCATCTGATCCGCTTCTTCCCGATCGGCGGCACGCCGGTCGAGTCGCTGATCACCCGGACCCGCAAGAACATCCACAACATCATGGCGGGCAAAGATGACCGCCTGCTGGTGGTGATTGGCCCTTGCTCCATCCACGACCCTGCCGCTGCTGTCGAGTACGCCCGCCGCCTGATGGCCGTGCGCACCCAGTACGCCGACACACTCGAAATCGTGATGCGCGTGTACTTCGAAAAGCCACGCACTACCGTGGGCTGGAAGGGGCTGATCAACGACCCCTACCTTGACGAAAGCTACCGCATCGATGAAGGCCTGCGCATTGCGCGCCAGCTGCTCATCGAGATCAACCGACTGGGCATGCCTGCCGGCAGCGAGTTCCTGGACGTGATTTCGCCCCAGTACATCGGCGACCTCATCAGCTGGGGCGCGATTGGCGCGCGCACCACCGAGAGCCAGGTGCACCGCGAGCTGGCCTCTGGCATCTCGGCGCCCATCGGCTTCAAGAACGGCACGGACGGCAACATCCGCATCGCCACCGACGCCATCCAGTCGGCGAGCCGGGGCCACCACTTCCTGTCGGTGCACAAGAACGGCCAGGTGGCCATCGTGAACACCAAGGGCAACAAGGACTGCCACGTGATTTTGCGCGGCGGCAAGATGCCCAACTACGACGCTGCCAGTGTGGCCGCTGCCTGCAAGGACCTCGAAGCCGCCAAGCTGCCAGCCACGTTGATGGTGGACTGCAGCCATGCCAACAGCAGCAAGCAGCACGAAAAGCAGCTGGACGTGGCCCGCGACGTGGCGGCCCAGGTGGCCGGCGGTTCGCGCAGCGTGTTCGGCCTGATGATCGAAAGCCACCTGACCGCAGGCGCCCAGAAGTTCACGCCTGGCAAGGACGATCCTTCGGCACTCGAATACGGGAAGAGCATCACCGACGCCTGCTTGGGCTGGGACGCCTCGCTGCAGGCGCTGGCCGAGCTGTCGGACGCCGTCAAGGCACGCCGCGCCCGCTGA
- a CDS encoding zinc-ribbon and DUF3426 domain-containing protein, giving the protein MSQITRCPSCATTFKVVADQLRISEGWVRCGQCKEVFDASAHLLPVAPEALLPDVSLTDLRAPTAPVARKPDALGAWGGGKSTGAAPPAAANAVKATTPVTGSVSESATRAAVTNTVDAPLFSAVHDVAAAPVLDIPSPAVPAFLTAGARKEASPEVLGDDLVAPFAWRTHSAPRAPAAVDAGVTLSAPVPAEIREPVVEPSTALRAGDSALDAHGSVHGHGDAAAVPSGLVTPVAGEEAGSLAGGSLPPVTEPPSPAGYELPFAELRDSEVTLDASLDADAAGLVDLSGEPIHSTGASEALAPQPSDPSAALLHEVRKPAPAPVAESVALAPPLPSVDFVPKADAPETPAMELVKDDSHAAILRARPRRAADDDDEAEGQESDPEVSFVLAARRKAFWRKPVVRMALGLVFFISLLGLALQIAVQERDRIAALDARTRPWLVKLCEPLRCELAPVRQIADVVIDSSSFNKARGDSYQLALTMKSTATIPLAMPAVELTLTDAQDQPVLRRVLLPADMAAPAELPPKGEWGTSVSVLVTTGGARVAGYRLLAFYP; this is encoded by the coding sequence ATGAGCCAGATCACCCGCTGCCCGTCCTGCGCCACCACCTTCAAGGTCGTGGCGGACCAATTGCGCATCTCGGAGGGATGGGTGCGTTGCGGCCAATGCAAGGAGGTATTCGATGCCTCTGCCCATTTGCTGCCGGTGGCGCCTGAAGCGCTGCTGCCCGATGTGTCGCTCACGGACCTGCGGGCGCCCACAGCCCCGGTCGCCCGCAAGCCCGATGCGCTGGGTGCGTGGGGCGGCGGCAAATCCACTGGCGCCGCTCCGCCCGCAGCTGCGAATGCCGTAAAGGCGACCACGCCTGTCACTGGGAGTGTTTCGGAGTCCGCTACCCGGGCAGCGGTGACCAACACGGTTGACGCCCCGCTGTTCAGCGCAGTGCATGATGTAGCTGCAGCTCCTGTGCTGGATATCCCCAGCCCGGCGGTGCCCGCGTTTCTCACGGCAGGCGCTCGCAAGGAAGCCTCTCCCGAAGTTCTGGGGGATGACCTCGTCGCCCCCTTTGCCTGGAGGACCCACAGCGCGCCACGGGCCCCGGCTGCGGTGGATGCCGGGGTAACGCTATCGGCCCCAGTGCCTGCGGAGATCCGGGAGCCGGTCGTGGAACCCAGCACGGCTCTACGCGCTGGCGATTCCGCATTGGATGCGCACGGGTCTGTACATGGACATGGGGATGCCGCGGCGGTGCCCTCGGGTTTGGTGACACCCGTTGCCGGCGAGGAGGCCGGCAGCTTGGCCGGAGGGTCTTTGCCTCCTGTGACCGAGCCCCCCAGCCCTGCTGGTTACGAACTGCCTTTTGCAGAACTTCGCGATTCCGAAGTGACACTGGATGCGTCCTTGGATGCGGATGCCGCTGGCCTCGTCGACCTGTCGGGCGAGCCGATCCATTCAACGGGGGCATCGGAGGCTTTGGCGCCGCAGCCATCCGACCCCAGTGCAGCGCTTCTGCACGAAGTGCGGAAGCCCGCGCCAGCGCCGGTCGCGGAGTCCGTTGCTCTGGCACCTCCGTTGCCTTCCGTCGACTTTGTGCCCAAGGCGGATGCCCCGGAGACGCCGGCTATGGAGCTGGTGAAGGACGATTCGCACGCTGCCATCCTGCGGGCGCGACCTCGGCGCGCTGCAGATGATGACGATGAGGCCGAGGGCCAGGAGTCTGACCCCGAGGTCAGTTTTGTGCTTGCTGCGCGCCGTAAGGCGTTCTGGCGCAAACCTGTCGTGCGGATGGCGTTGGGGCTGGTGTTCTTTATTTCCCTGCTGGGCTTGGCGTTGCAGATTGCCGTGCAGGAACGCGACCGCATTGCCGCGCTGGACGCTCGCACTCGTCCTTGGCTGGTGAAACTGTGCGAGCCCTTGCGCTGCGAGCTTGCTCCCGTGCGCCAGATTGCCGATGTGGTCATCGACAGTTCTTCCTTCAACAAGGCGCGCGGCGACAGCTACCAGCTGGCGCTGACGATGAAGAGCACCGCCACCATCCCCTTGGCCATGCCTGCGGTGGAATTGACCTTGACCGATGCCCAGGACCAGCCCGTGTTGCGGCGGGTCTTGTTGCCCGCCGACATGGCCGCGCCGGCGGAGTTGCCCCCGAAGGGGGAGTGGGGCACCTCGGTGTCGGTGCTCGTGACCACAGGCGGTGCACGTGTGGCGGGCTACCGGCTGCTGGCGTTCTATCCCTGA